The sequence CCATGCTCTCTAAGATCTGCCAGAAGTCCTTGGTGGCGGACTCTTTCTGCTTCTCCCAGTGTTCCTTGCTCCAGATCTCGAGGTATTTATTTGCTCCTGCGACAACCAAACTGTCTTTGATATCAGCGTGCCGACGTAGCGGTGGCGGTAGCATCACCCGGCCCTGTTCGTCGAGTTCCATATCGAATGCGGAGGCGAATATAGCTCTATTCCTCTGCCGCAATTTACTAGGTTCGATGGGCCCGGAACCGTATTTTTCCGCGATCTCCTCCCATAACTGTGGTGGGTAGACATTGATACATTGTTCCGCCCCCATGTTAAGCACGATCCCATTCGCGAAGTGCTTGCGGAATTTAGGTGGGATGGCCACTCGCCCCTTAGGATCAATCTTGTACTCGAACTCGCCAAGAAACATATCTATCTTAATCACCTAAAATTCTGTGGCATCAATTTTAGACACGCATTGTATCTGCGCTATTGCTAAGTTAATCACCAATATTACCACTTTTCTCCATGTTAAGACAGAATATACCACATCTTAACACATTTTGTCAATACCTCTGCTATTGAATTTCCAGAACTCATTTACAAGTAACCTTCTCTGTGGTATATTAGCCAAAGCCGTTTTCTGTATTTGGTTAGGGCAGTAATTTATCTAGGATGGGTGGTAGAAGTTACCTCCCTGATGAAACCACGTGCTTAGAGTGGATACGTGCTGAGGGCAGGATTAATAGAATACGTCTCTACCCATATGGAATGAGCATCGGCAGCGCCCACTTTTAACCTGCGATGTATAATGTATATCTGGAGACCATGTCTCTATAAGGCTTGTTACATAAACATGACCTTCTCATTACAGTGGGGAATTAGGGGCCATTGGAAACCTTATCTTAAGTCCAATTGTGGAGCCGTCATGCGATTATGACAGCGATTTTGGCAGCCTAGTGATGGAACTTATTCAAGCTTTTACTTTGTGGAACAGGCTCTATTAGAAATGTTTACCCTGGGCATACTAACCATCAGCGATAGGGGTTCGCGAGGGGAGCGAGAGGACGAGAGCGGCAGGGTAGTGAGGGAGCTACTTGGCGCTCTCGATGCTAACGTGGTAAAATATGAAGTTGTCCCCGATGAGGGGGATATCATCTCAGCGAAGCTCGTGGATTGGGTCGATAAAGAGGGAATCGATCTCATTCTCACCACCGGGGGCACCGGGCCAAGTCGGCGCGATGTCACCCCGGAGGCAACGCTTGCTGTTCTGGAGCGGATGGCACCGGGGTTCGTCGAGGCGATGAGGGCTGAGAGCCTGAAAAAGACCAGCACAGCGATGCTCAGTAGGGCGGTGGCCGGTATCAGGGGAGGTAGCCTGATCATCAACCTCCCCGGTAGCCCCAGGGCGGTTGGCGAGTGCCTGGAGGTGATTTTACCCGCGCTACCCCATGCTATTGAGGTGCTCAAGGGCACGGCAGGGGAGTGTGGTGAGCGCTAAGGGCTTAGCCCGGGGCATTTGGTGAGTGCCGGAAAGCGAGATAACCGGGGGTGCTATGGCATAGGGGGCTGGAGTGCACATTCACATCTTGACCCTTTTCCCCAATATGTTCACCGCTCCTTTCGGTGAGAGCATCGTCAGGAGGGCCATAGACCGCGGGCTGGTGCAGATTGCGATTTACAATATTCGAGACTACGCCACAGACAGGCATCATGTAGTCGATGATTCTCCCTACGGCGGTGGTCCCGGTATGGTGTTGAAGCCAGAGCCACTCTTCAAGGCAGTGGAGGCGGTACTGGGCGAAAAGGGGGAGTCCGGACTCCCGGTGCTACTGCTCACCCCGCAGGGTCGACTTTTCGACCAACAGGCTGCTCAGGAGCTTGCTAGATATGGGGAGATGGTACTGATATGCGGACACTACGAGGGGGTAGATGAGCGGGTGCGGGAGCGCCTGGTCACCGATGAGATCAGTATCGGGGACTATATACTGAGCGGTGGGGAGCTTGCCGCCATGGTGGTGGTAGATGCCGTGGTGAGGCAACTGCCCGGTGTCCTGGGGTCGGAGGCATCGGTGGGTGAGGATTCCCACGTAGATGGGCTTTTGGAGTATCCCCAGTACACTCGCCCTCAGTCGTTTCGCGGGTGGGAGGTGCCTGAGGTATTGCTTTCGGGAAATCACGCCGCAATCGCCAGGTGGCGAAGGGAGCATTCGCTCCGGCGTACCATTAGGCGGCGCCCCGACTTGCTTGAGCGGGCAGCGCTGAGCGAGGAAGAGAGAAGATTGGTGGCTCGGATGGAAAGAGAGGAAGATTAAATGGAACTTGATACGCTGATTCCCGTTGCGCCGAATCTCAATATTCCCCAGGTCAGCCCTGGTGATACGCTGAAGGTGAGCATAAAGGTTGTGGAGGGGGAGCGGGTACGCATCCAGGTGTTCCAGGGGGTGGTGATCAGGGTGAGAAAGGGCGGCATCAATGCCAACTTCACGGTGAGGCGTATTGCCTATGGGGTTGGCGTGGAGCGAACCTTTTTCTTTCACTCCCCTTCAATGGAAAAGGTAGAGGTACTGAGACATGGCCAGGTAAAGCGTGCCAATCTCTACTACCTGCGCGGGCTCACCGCCAAGAAAGCGCGCATAAAGGAGAGAAGGCCGAAGGAAGAGCGTATCGTGAGATAGGGCAAAAAGGGGAGCGGTGCAAGAAAAAAGGGATGAATTACGCTGAGGTGGCGGTGAATTCTCCGGGGGCACAGCGGCGAAGCTTCTGCTACGCTGTGCCCCCGGACATAATGGTGGGTCATGGGGTGTGGGTCCCCTTTGGCCCCGCGCTACTGCAGGGCGTTGTTCTTGAATTAACCGAATACCCCTCGGTGGAGGATACCAGGGAGGTCGCTGGCCTTATCGATCCTCGTCCAATAATGTCCCCGCCCCAGGTAGAATTGGCCCGCTGGGTGAGCTCCAACTATCTCTCGCCCCTTTTCGATGCTGTTGCCCTGATGATGCCCCCCGGTTTTGAGCGGAGGGTGCTAACCTTTCTAACCCTGGCTTCTCACACCTCTGAGAGCAGTATCTCCTGGCTTAACCCTGACCAGAGGGCGTTGCTTAACCTCGTCGGTAGAAAGGGTAAGGTTGAGGTAAGGGCGGTGGAAAAGGCCCTGGGCAAGAAAGGGGCGAGGGTGACTATCGGGCAGATGGTGCGAAAAGGGCTCATCAGGAAAACCAACGAGCTGGAGGGGCCCAGGGTGAGGCCAAAGATGGTTCCCTATCTTCGCCTTGTTAATGGGGTGGTGCCGGAGATAACGAGCCTGCTCCAGTCAAGGAGAGCCTTAAAGCAGGCGGAGCTACTGAAGCTACTCGAATCCGGCCCTGTCCCCCTCACCGAAGCCAGAGAGCGCCTTGGAACCACCGCAGCGGTGGTGGCGGCGCTAAGGAGAAAGGGTCTGGTCGCAATCGAGCCGGTTCAGGTATATCGCGACCCGCTGGCAAATCGCGATTTCCCGCCCTCTCCAGCCCATACCCTGACCCCGGCGCAGCAGACCGCCTGGAACGAGGTCAAGGCAGCGCTCGCTCCGGGCATGGGGTTGAAAGCTGTGGGGAGGGTGAAAGATGTGCTGCCCGTTTTCCTGCTCCACGGGGTAGCCGGGAGCGGGAAGACAGAGATCTACCTTCGAGCCCTGGAGCAGGCCATTGCCATCGGCAGGCGGGCGATCGTGCTGGTACCCGAGATTGCTCTTACCCCGCAGACCATCTCCCGCTTCGCCTCCCGCTTCCCGGGCAGGGTTGGTGTGCTCCACAGCAAACTTTCGGTAGGGGAACAGTTCGATGAGTGGTGGCGAATCAAGCAGGGTGATTTCGATGTGGTCATCGGGTCGCGAGGGGCAATCTTCGCCCCGCAGCCTGAGCTGGGACTCATTGTTATAGATGAGGAGCATGAGTGGACCTACAAGCAGCAGGAGCAATCGCCACGCTACCATGCGCGCGATGTAGCCCTCAGGCTGGCAAAGCTCACCGGCGCGGTGGTTATTCTGGGCAGTGCCACGCCGGATGTAACCAGCTACTATCGGGGGCAGAGAGGCAACTATCGATTACTGGAGCTACCCGAGCGGATCTCTACGGGGGAGAAAAGGGTGCAGGTGGTCGATCTGCGTCAGGAACTGAAGGAGGGAAATCGGAGCATCTTCAGCAGGTCGCTTACCCAGGGGATAAATCAGGCCTTGAACGCCAAGGAGCAGGTGATACTTTTCCTCAATAGGCGGGGAAGCGCCACCTTTGTACAGTGTCGCGACTGTGGCTATGTGCTGCGCTGCAGAAGATGCGATGTGTCCCTGACATATCACTCAGCCAGGGAGGACCTGGTCTGCCACCAGTGCAATTATCGCATGGCAGTGCCCCATGTTTGTCCTCAGTGTGGCGGCAAGCGGATCAAATTTCTGGGCACCGGCATCCAGAAGGTGGAGGAGGAACTCGGTCGTGCCTTCCCCCAGGCGAATCTGCTGCGCTGGGACCGCGATGTCACCGCGGGGAAGTATTCCCACGAGGATATCCTCAACCGATTTGTGTCCCATGAGGCAGATGTCCTCATTGGCACGCAAATGATCGCCAAGGGGCTGGATCTCCCCCTGGTCACCCTGGTGGGGGTGATCAACGCGGACGTGAGCCTGCACCTGCCTGATTTTCGCTCCGGTGAGCGTACCTTCCAGATCCTGACCCAGGTGGCTGGCAGGGCGGGGCGCGGCCCCTTGGGGGGGCAGGTTATCGTGCAGAGCTACACCCCGGAACACTATGCCGTAAGTTGTGCCGCAAAACAGGACTATCTGTCTTTTTATGAAAAGGAGAGCTCCCTCCGCCGCCAGTACCAAAACCCCCCGTTTAGCCGACTTACCCGCCTCCTCTACACAAACCCCAATAACGCCCTTTGCCAGAGAGAGGCCCAGAGAATGCACTGCCTGCTTAAGGGGGAACGGGACTCCTGGGGCATGGATGTCACCTTTATAGGGCCTTCCCCCGCCTTCATCACGCGGGTGCGCGGTCGGTATCGTTGGCAGATCATCCTGCGCGGCGATGACCCGGTGCGCCTGCTGGCTGGGGTTACCATTCCCCAGGGGTGGGTGGTCGACATCGATCCGGTGAGCCTGCTTTGACAGGGAAGTGCCTCCTCCGCTATAATGTGGCAAATAGTCGAGGGGATCTGAATGGCAGTCCTTCCCACGGTTACTTACCCCGACCCGGTGCTTCGCCGGAAAGCGAGACGTGTTACGAGTATCGATGGGTCGATAGAGCGGCTCATCGATGACATGGTGGAGACCATGCGTGAGACCGGGGGTGTGGGGCTGGCAGCACCACAGGTGGGGATATCGCTAAGGGTGGCTGTAATCGAGCTACCCGGGGAGGAAACCATAGTTCTGGTAAATCCCAAGATAGTGAAGCGTTCCGGGGAGCGCCAGGTTGAGGAGGGATGCCTCAGCCTCCCTGGTTATCGGGGTGAGATCCAGCGCTCGATAAAGGTCATCGCTAAGGGGCTCGACCGATATGGGCGCGAGATTCGCATCAAAGGGGAGGGGCTCCTGGCACACGCCCTGGAGCACGAGATCGATCACCTGAATGGCACTCTATATATAGACCATCTGGAGAGTATTGATAAACTCTTCCCGGTGGCACCGGATGTGGAAACACCTGAGATATAGTTTCGCGATTTTTCGAGCCTTACCGGGCGCTTTTTAGGGACTTCTTAAAAGAAGAGTCCCACCGCTATTTTCGAACTTTACCAGGCGTGTTTGGCAACCGGGGGTTTCATAAAAAGGTAAGCCTGGCTCCTGCCAGCCTGCGGAAGGCTCTTTTTGTGGGTTTACTGC is a genomic window of Dehalococcoidia bacterium containing:
- the mraZ gene encoding division/cell wall cluster transcriptional repressor MraZ is translated as MIKIDMFLGEFEYKIDPKGRVAIPPKFRKHFANGIVLNMGAEQCINVYPPQLWEEIAEKYGSGPIEPSKLRQRNRAIFASAFDMELDEQGRVMLPPPLRRHADIKDSLVVAGANKYLEIWSKEHWEKQKESATKDFWQILESMETRQ
- the mog gene encoding molybdopterin adenylyltransferase codes for the protein MFTLGILTISDRGSRGEREDESGRVVRELLGALDANVVKYEVVPDEGDIISAKLVDWVDKEGIDLILTTGGTGPSRRDVTPEATLAVLERMAPGFVEAMRAESLKKTSTAMLSRAVAGIRGGSLIINLPGSPRAVGECLEVILPALPHAIEVLKGTAGECGER
- the trmD gene encoding tRNA (guanosine(37)-N1)-methyltransferase TrmD, which gives rise to MHIHILTLFPNMFTAPFGESIVRRAIDRGLVQIAIYNIRDYATDRHHVVDDSPYGGGPGMVLKPEPLFKAVEAVLGEKGESGLPVLLLTPQGRLFDQQAAQELARYGEMVLICGHYEGVDERVRERLVTDEISIGDYILSGGELAAMVVVDAVVRQLPGVLGSEASVGEDSHVDGLLEYPQYTRPQSFRGWEVPEVLLSGNHAAIARWRREHSLRRTIRRRPDLLERAALSEEERRLVARMEREED
- the rplS gene encoding 50S ribosomal protein L19 translates to MELDTLIPVAPNLNIPQVSPGDTLKVSIKVVEGERVRIQVFQGVVIRVRKGGINANFTVRRIAYGVGVERTFFFHSPSMEKVEVLRHGQVKRANLYYLRGLTAKKARIKERRPKEERIVR
- the priA gene encoding primosomal protein N', with amino-acid sequence MNYAEVAVNSPGAQRRSFCYAVPPDIMVGHGVWVPFGPALLQGVVLELTEYPSVEDTREVAGLIDPRPIMSPPQVELARWVSSNYLSPLFDAVALMMPPGFERRVLTFLTLASHTSESSISWLNPDQRALLNLVGRKGKVEVRAVEKALGKKGARVTIGQMVRKGLIRKTNELEGPRVRPKMVPYLRLVNGVVPEITSLLQSRRALKQAELLKLLESGPVPLTEARERLGTTAAVVAALRRKGLVAIEPVQVYRDPLANRDFPPSPAHTLTPAQQTAWNEVKAALAPGMGLKAVGRVKDVLPVFLLHGVAGSGKTEIYLRALEQAIAIGRRAIVLVPEIALTPQTISRFASRFPGRVGVLHSKLSVGEQFDEWWRIKQGDFDVVIGSRGAIFAPQPELGLIVIDEEHEWTYKQQEQSPRYHARDVALRLAKLTGAVVILGSATPDVTSYYRGQRGNYRLLELPERISTGEKRVQVVDLRQELKEGNRSIFSRSLTQGINQALNAKEQVILFLNRRGSATFVQCRDCGYVLRCRRCDVSLTYHSAREDLVCHQCNYRMAVPHVCPQCGGKRIKFLGTGIQKVEEELGRAFPQANLLRWDRDVTAGKYSHEDILNRFVSHEADVLIGTQMIAKGLDLPLVTLVGVINADVSLHLPDFRSGERTFQILTQVAGRAGRGPLGGQVIVQSYTPEHYAVSCAAKQDYLSFYEKESSLRRQYQNPPFSRLTRLLYTNPNNALCQREAQRMHCLLKGERDSWGMDVTFIGPSPAFITRVRGRYRWQIILRGDDPVRLLAGVTIPQGWVVDIDPVSLL
- the def gene encoding peptide deformylase encodes the protein MAVLPTVTYPDPVLRRKARRVTSIDGSIERLIDDMVETMRETGGVGLAAPQVGISLRVAVIELPGEETIVLVNPKIVKRSGERQVEEGCLSLPGYRGEIQRSIKVIAKGLDRYGREIRIKGEGLLAHALEHEIDHLNGTLYIDHLESIDKLFPVAPDVETPEI